The following are encoded together in the Vidua macroura isolate BioBank_ID:100142 chromosome 6, ASM2450914v1, whole genome shotgun sequence genome:
- the CEND1 gene encoding cell cycle exit and neuronal differentiation protein 1 isoform X2, with protein MDSKGNVRSGNKPDAKAASSGKPEKPNPGPATNADKKEAPKEQPAPATATKKAGGDAAIANNHSNLKPSPAATETQEASGQSPDSDHKGNSSEESPGSFFDNMKPLIIVGGVAVAALAVIVGVAFLARKK; from the coding sequence ATGGATTCCAAAGGCAACGTCCGAAGCGGAAACAAACCCGACGCCAAGGCCGCCAGCTCTGGGAAGCCGGAAAAACCCAaccctgggcctgccacgaaTGCAGACAAGAAGGAGGCCCCCAAagagcagcctgctcctgccacgGCCACCAAGAAGGCAGGCGGTGACGCCGCCATCGCCAACAACCACAGCAACCTGAAACCCAGCCCCGCCGCCACGGAGACGCAGGAGGCCAGCGGCCAGTCCCCTGACTCTGACCACAAGGGAAACAGCTCCGAGGAGTCACCGGGCAGCTTCTTCGACAACATGAAGCCCTTGATCATCGTCGGAGGAGTGGCGGTGGCCGCGCTGGCTGTGATTGTGGGAGTGGCATTCCTAGCCCGGAAAAAATGA
- the CEND1 gene encoding cell cycle exit and neuronal differentiation protein 1 isoform X1, producing the protein MPAGGEAPGAVPCPGRTLPVSQASQDNCSQALSSGGSSASCSSRAREKSWDSPAYPVAAHSTPRMDSKGNVRSGNKPDAKAASSGKPEKPNPGPATNADKKEAPKEQPAPATATKKAGGDAAIANNHSNLKPSPAATETQEASGQSPDSDHKGNSSEESPGSFFDNMKPLIIVGGVAVAALAVIVGVAFLARKK; encoded by the coding sequence GTGCTGTACCATGTCCAGGTAGGACACTGCCAGTGTCACAAGCATCCCAAGACAACTGCTCCCAGGCCTTGAGCTCGGGTGgctcctctgcttcctgcagcagccggGCAAGGGAGAAGAGCTGGGATAGCCCCGCGTATCCAGTCGCTGCCCACAGCACCCCTAGGATGGATTCCAAAGGCAACGTCCGAAGCGGAAACAAACCCGACGCCAAGGCCGCCAGCTCTGGGAAGCCGGAAAAACCCAaccctgggcctgccacgaaTGCAGACAAGAAGGAGGCCCCCAAagagcagcctgctcctgccacgGCCACCAAGAAGGCAGGCGGTGACGCCGCCATCGCCAACAACCACAGCAACCTGAAACCCAGCCCCGCCGCCACGGAGACGCAGGAGGCCAGCGGCCAGTCCCCTGACTCTGACCACAAGGGAAACAGCTCCGAGGAGTCACCGGGCAGCTTCTTCGACAACATGAAGCCCTTGATCATCGTCGGAGGAGTGGCGGTGGCCGCGCTGGCTGTGATTGTGGGAGTGGCATTCCTAGCCCGGAAAAAATGA